Within Actinosynnema pretiosum, the genomic segment ACGCGGGGGCCGCGGCGGCGCGCGGGGAGTTCCTGCTGTTCCTGGACAACGACGTGCTGGTGGACGACGCCGGGCTCGTGGAGGTGCTGGCGGCGGAGCTGGCGGGCGAGCCCCGGCTGGCGGCGGTGTCGCCGCTGCTGTGCTACCCCGGTGAGCTGTCGCTGGTGCAGTGCGCGGGCGGCGGGTCGACGCCGAACGGGCTGATCGGGCTGGTGGGGCGCGGGCAGCCGGTGTCCGCGCGGCACCGGGCGCGGCGGGAGCAGACGTGGGCGCCGACGGCGGCGCTGATGGTGCGGCGGTCGGCGTTCCGGGCGGTGGGCGGGTTCGACGAGGCGTTCGACCCGGTGCCGCTGTGCGAGGACGTGGACCTGTGCCTGCGGCTGCGGGCGGCCGGTGGGGGCGTGCGGTTCGTCGGGGCGGTGGTGGCGCGGCACTTCGAGGGGACCACGTTCAACCACGTCGGGCACGACAAGCTGGCGGTGTGGAAGCGGCACACGCGGGTGCTGCGGGCGCGGTGGGCGCGGGAGTTCGCCGAGGGGCCGCGGCACGGGCCTGCGGAGCTGGCGTGGGTGCCGGTGCGCAAGGACTACCGGGACCTGGACGCGCCCAGGGCGTGGGTGGAGGGCTCCGGAGGCGCAGGCGGCGTCGGGTTGGCGGGCGCGGGCGGCGTCGGGTTGGCGGGCGCGGGCGGCGTCGGGTTGGCGGGCGCGGGCGGGGCGGCGGGTGGCGCGGGCCCCGGCGGCGGCCCGGCGGGTGGCGGCGCGGGGGCTGTCGCGGCGGAACCGGGCACGGGGCCCGCGGGCGCGGCGGGTGGGCCCGGCGCCGGGTTCTTCACCAGCGACCGGGAGCTGGCCGGGCTCGGGCGGGCGGACGTGCGGGTGTCGGTGCTGGGCGCGCGGGCCTCGCTCGCCGCGCTGGCCGCGACGCCGGGGGTGCGGATCACCGGGGTGTCCGACCGGGACGCGGGCGAGCTGGCCCGGCGGTCGCGCGAGCACGGGGTGCGGTGGGCGTTGCGCGAGGACCGGGACGCCGTGGAGCTGGTGCCCGCCGAGGGGGTCGTGGGCGATCGGCTGGACCTGGCGGAGCTGGCGCTGCGCCGGGGCAGCCACGCGCTGCTGGAGGCCCCGCTGGTGGGTGGCCCCGCCGAGCTGGCGGGGTTGCTGGGGCGGGCGCGGACGGCCGAGGCGCGCTGCTCGGTGCTGCTGCCGTGGGCGCACCACCCGGAGCTGGCCGCGCTCGGCAAGGCCGTCGCCGAGGGGCGGATCGGGGCACCGACGTCGTTCGTGGCGCGGGTGCGCGCGCCCGGCGGGGATCC encodes:
- a CDS encoding glycosyltransferase, which encodes MEPSSVSGLVSIVVLVRDRVEHTRRLVASLARATGEWELVVVDNGSTDGTAALLAGLGEELGRPVVVLSFPDDRGGAERRNAGAAAARGEFLLFLDNDVLVDDAGLVEVLAAELAGEPRLAAVSPLLCYPGELSLVQCAGGGSTPNGLIGLVGRGQPVSARHRARREQTWAPTAALMVRRSAFRAVGGFDEAFDPVPLCEDVDLCLRLRAAGGGVRFVGAVVARHFEGTTFNHVGHDKLAVWKRHTRVLRARWAREFAEGPRHGPAELAWVPVRKDYRDLDAPRAWVEGSGGAGGVGLAGAGGVGLAGAGGVGLAGAGGAAGGAGPGGGPAGGGAGAVAAEPGTGPAGAAGGPGAGFFTSDRELAGLGRADVRVSVLGARASLAALAATPGVRITGVSDRDAGELARRSREHGVRWALREDRDAVELVPAEGVVGDRLDLAELALRRGSHALLEAPLVGGPAELAGLLGRARTAEARCSVLLPWAHHPELAALGKAVAEGRIGAPTSFVARVRAPGGDPALDVLDAAERALGGPVELVAGLGPTRARVRAAGVPGVLEAGRGARSLRVVITGADGELTAEPAFDGPDGALEDFVALLRGGPAPLTDVVALGSVLAARLAWVTA